The Shewanella zhangzhouensis genome has a window encoding:
- a CDS encoding CidA/LrgA family protein: protein MTLSEGKVRLKTGAKRASLTLLQAAAICLLAWLAHALVLYLALPVPGGVVGLGVLLALLSLKWVPEKALQAGAAWLLGDLLLFFIPPVISVIQYEAMIEQYGARMLGFLVAGSVTVLLGTGWVVDKAFKFERGLHLARAGGRL, encoded by the coding sequence ATGACCCTCAGTGAAGGCAAAGTCAGACTCAAAACCGGTGCCAAAAGGGCCAGCCTGACCCTGCTGCAGGCGGCGGCTATCTGTTTGCTCGCCTGGCTCGCCCATGCGCTGGTGCTGTATCTTGCGCTGCCGGTGCCCGGCGGCGTGGTGGGGCTCGGTGTATTGCTGGCGCTCTTGTCGCTTAAGTGGGTGCCCGAAAAGGCCCTGCAGGCCGGTGCGGCCTGGCTGCTGGGGGACCTGTTGCTGTTTTTCATTCCGCCGGTGATCTCAGTCATTCAGTATGAAGCCATGATTGAGCAATATGGCGCCCGCATGCTGGGCTTTTTGGTGGCAGGCAGTGTGACCGTGCTGTTGGGCACCGGCTGGGTGGTGGATAAAGCCTTTAAGTTTGAGCGTGGCTTACATCTGGCCCGCGCCGGAGGACGCCTGTAA
- a CDS encoding LysR family transcriptional regulator, protein MDLRAIRYFMEVVDAGGFAKASEKVHLTQPALSKAVRLLEESLDLQLIERGKRGVHLRLTPAGEVVYRHGLALLATRDDMLAELEAMRSLRGGRLKFGLAPLGSAELFAPVIARFRSLYPKIDMQLLVRGGIEQTNALRKGEIELATGITALDSEFEGLRIRKDPMVVVLPKQHRLAHRQELRLQELADTAQILFEREYALHQLVFEACERAGFIPANVTRVSHPDFGIALVAAGTGAMILPSYIAERHAVAGVIAVPLKEADLHWELSIFWRRGQPLSFAAEAMIALVRERLSNSPGQGQI, encoded by the coding sequence TTGGATCTCAGGGCCATCAGATACTTTATGGAGGTGGTGGATGCCGGTGGCTTTGCCAAGGCCTCCGAGAAGGTGCACCTCACCCAACCGGCGCTGTCAAAGGCGGTACGCCTGCTGGAAGAGAGCCTGGATCTCCAGCTTATCGAGCGGGGCAAGCGCGGGGTGCATTTACGCCTCACCCCCGCCGGTGAAGTGGTCTATCGCCATGGTTTAGCCCTGCTGGCCACCCGTGATGACATGCTGGCCGAGCTTGAAGCCATGCGAAGCCTCAGGGGCGGTCGGCTTAAGTTTGGGCTGGCGCCCCTTGGCAGCGCCGAGCTGTTCGCCCCTGTCATCGCCCGCTTTCGCAGCCTCTATCCCAAGATTGATATGCAGCTGCTTGTGCGTGGCGGCATTGAGCAAACCAATGCGCTGCGCAAAGGCGAAATTGAGCTGGCCACCGGCATCACGGCGCTGGACAGCGAATTTGAAGGGCTGCGCATTCGCAAAGACCCCATGGTGGTGGTATTGCCCAAACAGCACAGGCTGGCGCACCGCCAGGAGCTGAGATTGCAGGAGCTGGCAGACACGGCGCAGATTTTGTTTGAGCGGGAATATGCCCTGCATCAGCTGGTGTTTGAGGCCTGTGAGCGGGCGGGCTTTATCCCCGCCAATGTCACCCGGGTAAGCCATCCTGATTTTGGTATTGCTCTGGTGGCCGCCGGTACGGGTGCCATGATATTGCCAAGCTATATCGCCGAGCGCCACGCGGTGGCAGGCGTGATTGCCGTGCCACTGAAAGAAGCCGATCTGCACTGGGAGCTGTCGATCTTTTGGCGCAGAGGTCAGCCTCTGTCGTTTGCGGCAGAGGCCATGATAGCTCTGGTACGGGAGCGACTCTCTAACTCACCAGGGCAGGGTCAGATATAG
- a CDS encoding RES family NAD+ phosphorylase → MDLLSIPEVPYEGSCYRLVESQEEAATLSLVDNFDEQMLLESLLDGAKPPYREGTAHLHYLLKTPFRYPPLRHGSRFGTRLMPSFFYGSESVQTCLTEVAYYRFVFLQDMAVPYQGVLHSEHMMFRVLLSAKRCADLTRIADDTLQRQLTHGEDYRFTQALGQQLLERDCQLIRSYSAREPGGVNLAVADPGVMASAPLDQSYWICQLEPARLAFTERGRGNMPRYYEVEAFFREGRLPRPA, encoded by the coding sequence ATGGACTTACTTTCAATCCCCGAAGTGCCCTATGAGGGCAGCTGCTACCGGTTGGTGGAGTCTCAGGAAGAGGCGGCTACCCTGAGCCTGGTGGATAATTTTGACGAGCAAATGCTGCTGGAAAGCCTGCTGGATGGTGCCAAACCCCCTTACCGGGAGGGCACAGCCCATTTGCACTATCTGCTGAAAACCCCTTTTCGTTATCCGCCCTTAAGGCACGGCTCGCGTTTTGGCACCCGCCTGATGCCAAGCTTTTTTTATGGCAGTGAGTCGGTGCAAACCTGTCTGACCGAAGTGGCCTATTACCGCTTTGTCTTCTTGCAGGACATGGCTGTGCCTTATCAGGGGGTGCTGCACTCGGAGCACATGATGTTCAGGGTATTGCTCAGTGCAAAGCGCTGCGCCGACCTCACCCGAATTGCTGATGATACCCTGCAACGACAGCTGACCCACGGTGAAGATTACCGCTTTACCCAGGCGCTGGGGCAGCAATTGCTTGAGCGTGACTGCCAGCTTATTCGCAGCTATTCGGCCCGTGAACCGGGAGGGGTTAACCTGGCGGTGGCTGATCCGGGTGTGATGGCGTCCGCACCTTTGGATCAGAGCTACTGGATTTGTCAGCTGGAGCCTGCCAGACTCGCTTTTACCGAACGCGGCCGGGGGAATATGCCGCGATACTATGAAGTGGAAGCATTTTTTCGCGAAGGACGCCTGCCGCGTCCCGCCTGA
- a CDS encoding MbcA/ParS/Xre antitoxin family protein produces the protein MSAIAKPTASGVLFKAFTNACQALELTNAEASHIIGVNPSTLSRNAANGFKPESKQGELQLQLVRLYRSLYALAGGQQDFMRHWLNSPNHALGGIPRELVKSVVGLVSVNQYLDAMRGKV, from the coding sequence ATGTCTGCCATAGCCAAACCCACAGCATCCGGGGTCTTATTCAAGGCCTTTACCAATGCCTGTCAGGCGCTGGAACTGACCAATGCCGAAGCCAGCCATATCATAGGGGTCAACCCCAGTACCCTGAGCCGCAATGCTGCCAATGGCTTTAAACCCGAGTCAAAACAAGGGGAGTTGCAGTTGCAGCTGGTGCGTTTGTACCGCTCGCTGTATGCCCTGGCCGGTGGGCAGCAGGACTTTATGCGCCACTGGCTCAACAGTCCCAACCATGCACTTGGGGGCATACCCCGGGAGCTGGTCAAGTCTGTGGTGGGCCTGGTCAGTGTGAATCAATACCTCGATGCCATGCGTGGCAAGGTGTAA
- the nfsB gene encoding oxygen-insensitive NAD(P)H nitroreductase, with protein sequence MQELSLLVQKRHTSKAFDPSRTISPEQIAELKTLLQFAPSSTNSQPWHFVLASTAEGKATIAKSTEQFAFNTPKILNASHVVVLCTKTQMDEDHLRKVLAQEKADGRFASDEAMQNQHNGRSFFVNMHRYELKDAQHWMEKQVYLALGTLLLGAAALEIDACPIEGFDATALNKELGLREQGLCASVIVALGYRSGDDFNAGLPKSRLPQADIFTEI encoded by the coding sequence ATGCAGGAATTAAGTTTGCTTGTGCAAAAGCGTCACACCAGCAAGGCGTTTGACCCATCCCGGACTATCAGCCCGGAGCAGATTGCCGAACTCAAAACCCTGTTGCAGTTTGCCCCTTCGTCCACCAACTCGCAGCCATGGCACTTTGTGCTGGCCTCCACTGCCGAAGGCAAGGCGACCATTGCCAAGTCCACCGAGCAGTTTGCCTTCAACACCCCCAAAATCCTCAATGCTTCCCATGTGGTGGTGCTCTGTACCAAGACCCAGATGGATGAGGATCACCTGCGCAAAGTTTTGGCTCAGGAAAAGGCCGATGGCCGTTTCGCCAGCGATGAAGCCATGCAAAATCAACACAATGGCCGCTCGTTCTTCGTCAATATGCACAGATACGAACTCAAAGACGCTCAGCACTGGATGGAAAAGCAAGTGTATCTGGCGTTGGGAACCCTGCTGTTGGGCGCGGCGGCACTGGAAATCGATGCCTGCCCCATTGAGGGTTTTGATGCCACAGCCCTGAATAAGGAGCTTGGCCTCAGAGAGCAAGGCCTGTGCGCCTCTGTCATTGTGGCCCTAGGCTACCGCTCCGGCGATGATTTCAACGCGGGGCTGCCCAAGTCACGCCTGCCCCAGGCTGACATCTTTACTGAGATCTGA
- a CDS encoding DNA-J related domain-containing protein — MLLPPLVPLIDNNTTEVSAHKGDNPLIWPLLSLLQKSVQGWKVHHLASELQSQGLMHDLDPAPEKDLFKRNFLLMNALFELQDMLLPNQWVQTQAMDIRILRLIPSDIDLIQHQEAGLKSYYLDWGNYDTSTNVVREMLESFWTSYKDYIGINGRVMHLTQALRVFELDASASDRDIRRQWRKLALKWHPDRQGGDAARFREVCEAWQALRVRESA; from the coding sequence ATGCTGCTGCCACCGCTGGTTCCGTTAATCGATAACAATACAACCGAAGTATCAGCCCACAAAGGCGACAACCCCCTCATCTGGCCCCTGCTGAGTTTGCTGCAAAAGTCAGTTCAGGGATGGAAAGTCCACCACCTCGCCAGCGAACTCCAATCCCAGGGATTAATGCACGACCTGGACCCCGCCCCGGAAAAAGACCTCTTTAAACGCAATTTTCTACTGATGAATGCCCTGTTTGAACTGCAGGACATGCTGCTGCCCAATCAGTGGGTGCAAACCCAGGCCATGGATATTCGTATTCTGCGTCTCATCCCAAGCGACATCGACCTTATTCAGCATCAGGAAGCCGGACTGAAGAGCTATTACCTCGACTGGGGCAATTACGACACCAGCACCAATGTGGTGCGCGAGATGCTTGAGTCTTTCTGGACCAGCTACAAGGACTACATCGGCATCAATGGCCGGGTGATGCACCTGACCCAGGCACTGCGGGTATTCGAACTCGATGCCAGCGCCAGTGACAGAGACATTCGCCGTCAATGGCGCAAACTGGCGCTGAAATGGCACCCCGACAGACAGGGCGGCGATGCTGCGCGATTCAGGGAAGTGTGTGAGGCCTGGCAGGCGCTCAGGGTGCGGGAGTCGGCCTAG
- a CDS encoding thiol:disulfide interchange protein DsbA/DsbL produces MHKRLTLAATLAALPFCGFAADFVEGKHYVQVSDQAPSKSPKVTEFFSFYCHNCFNMEVMYLPAIKQGLKDGISFDTKHVDFMNSDIGTEVMRALAVIHGSDKQGELTHAMFAAIQGAEGGQGHHDHSAPGHSHEPEISSRDDIKAVFAKFGIDGAAYDKLADSKETDAKLALWREQQQAFEVQSVPSFVVNDKYRVNLQEIRTLEELSALINYLATEKDAAEDKGGSLGWAVLAMLALAAIGRRRLV; encoded by the coding sequence ATGCACAAACGTCTGACGCTGGCAGCCACCCTGGCCGCCCTGCCATTTTGCGGCTTTGCCGCCGATTTTGTCGAAGGCAAACACTATGTCCAGGTCTCTGACCAGGCCCCCAGCAAGTCCCCAAAGGTGACCGAGTTTTTCTCTTTCTACTGCCATAACTGCTTCAATATGGAAGTCATGTACCTGCCGGCCATCAAGCAAGGGCTGAAGGACGGTATCAGCTTTGACACCAAGCACGTGGACTTTATGAACAGCGACATTGGCACCGAAGTAATGCGCGCGCTGGCCGTTATCCACGGCAGTGACAAACAAGGCGAGCTGACCCATGCCATGTTCGCCGCCATTCAGGGCGCCGAGGGTGGTCAGGGCCACCACGACCACAGCGCTCCCGGCCATTCCCACGAGCCTGAAATCAGCAGCCGCGACGACATCAAAGCCGTGTTCGCCAAGTTTGGCATCGACGGTGCGGCCTACGACAAACTGGCCGACAGCAAGGAAACCGATGCCAAGCTGGCGCTGTGGCGTGAGCAGCAGCAAGCCTTTGAAGTGCAGTCGGTCCCAAGCTTTGTGGTAAACGATAAGTATCGGGTGAACCTGCAGGAAATCCGTACCCTGGAAGAACTCAGCGCCCTGATTAATTATCTGGCCACCGAAAAAGATGCCGCCGAAGACAAGGGTGGCAGCCTGGGTTGGGCGGTTCTTGCCATGTTGGCCCTGGCCGCCATCGGCCGCAGACGCCTGGTGTAA
- a CDS encoding Na+/H+ antiporter NhaC family protein — protein MNQSPDTQGNASAASFVALLPLFLFLALFIGAGVYFTSQGVDFAFYQLPSVVAILPAIVLALLLSKQKLNQAIDTFIGGIGHSNIIAMCLIYLLAGAFASVAKATGGVDATVSLGLSLIPSDLLLPGFFVIAAFIATAMGTSMGTIAAVAPIALGVSQEADISLPLMAGAIISGALFGDNLSIISDTTIAATRTQGCNMKDKFRENLIFALPASLITLLAFTLAGQGEANVAPQSVDIVKVLPYLCILFLAVAGLNVFVVLGIGILLAGLVGMFTTDYSWVSFSKDIYAGFGNMQEIFILSMLVGGLAALMQQQGGLAFVSRFIEGLIARFSKAKGEASCRAAELGMAGIVSLTNACVANNTVSIVISGDIARDLAQKHGVSAKRSASVLDIFSCIVQGLIPYGAQALLIGATFAITPLEAVSYAWYCMILALVAVLIVTFRKRH, from the coding sequence TTGAATCAATCCCCAGACACTCAGGGCAATGCAAGTGCTGCTTCATTCGTTGCCCTGCTGCCACTGTTTCTGTTTTTGGCGCTCTTCATTGGCGCCGGTGTGTACTTCACCAGTCAGGGCGTGGACTTTGCCTTCTATCAGTTGCCCAGTGTTGTGGCCATTCTGCCCGCCATAGTGCTGGCGTTGCTGCTGTCAAAGCAGAAGCTGAATCAGGCCATAGACACCTTTATCGGCGGTATTGGCCACAGCAACATCATTGCCATGTGCTTGATTTACTTGCTGGCTGGCGCCTTCGCCTCGGTGGCCAAGGCCACAGGTGGCGTGGATGCCACAGTATCCCTCGGCCTGTCACTCATTCCCTCTGATTTGCTGCTGCCGGGCTTTTTCGTGATTGCAGCCTTTATTGCCACCGCCATGGGCACCTCCATGGGCACCATAGCTGCGGTCGCGCCCATTGCTCTGGGTGTTTCCCAGGAAGCCGATATTTCGCTGCCACTGATGGCCGGTGCCATCATTTCCGGCGCCCTCTTCGGTGACAACCTGTCTATCATTTCCGACACCACCATTGCCGCTACCCGCACCCAGGGCTGCAACATGAAAGACAAGTTCCGTGAGAACCTGATTTTTGCGCTGCCTGCGTCACTCATCACCCTGCTGGCCTTTACCCTGGCCGGTCAGGGCGAAGCCAATGTGGCGCCTCAGTCGGTGGACATCGTCAAGGTGCTGCCTTATCTGTGCATCCTGTTTTTGGCGGTTGCCGGGCTGAACGTGTTTGTGGTGCTGGGTATTGGCATTCTGCTGGCCGGTTTGGTGGGCATGTTCACCACCGACTACAGCTGGGTCAGCTTCAGCAAAGATATTTACGCCGGTTTTGGCAACATGCAGGAAATCTTTATCCTGTCGATGTTGGTGGGTGGCCTGGCTGCGCTGATGCAGCAGCAGGGTGGCCTTGCCTTTGTCAGCCGCTTTATCGAAGGACTGATTGCCCGTTTCTCCAAGGCGAAGGGCGAAGCTTCCTGCCGCGCCGCCGAATTGGGTATGGCAGGCATAGTGTCCCTGACCAATGCCTGCGTGGCCAACAACACAGTATCCATTGTGATAAGCGGTGATATCGCCCGGGATCTCGCCCAGAAGCATGGCGTCAGCGCCAAGCGCAGTGCCAGCGTGCTCGATATTTTTTCCTGTATTGTTCAAGGACTTATACCGTACGGCGCCCAGGCACTTTTGATTGGAGCAACCTTTGCCATTACCCCCCTGGAGGCAGTATCCTATGCTTGGTACTGCATGATATTGGCGCTGGTAGCCGTTCTGATTGTGACGTTCAGAAAACGTCACTGA
- a CDS encoding pseudouridine synthase, producing the protein MSDSALTKGTRLCKYLAEAGVASRRGASRLIEAGRVCIDGQQASHSDRVLGASLVTLDGEPLCPAQAKAYFLYHKPVGIDCRLRAEDPHSLIHLLPAGLRLFPAGRLDKDSRGLLLLTNDGELTQRLMHPDFHHQKGYLVTLNKAPGSDDIAAIAAGFDYGEGPTRPCRIEPQDALSVRMWLTEGKKRQIRRLWKARGYLVVDLLRESIQTLTLGELGEGQMRALDETERLALLTALGPK; encoded by the coding sequence TTGAGTGACAGCGCCTTAACCAAAGGCACTCGCCTGTGTAAATACCTCGCCGAGGCAGGCGTGGCCTCACGGCGCGGCGCATCGCGCCTGATTGAAGCCGGCAGGGTCTGTATTGATGGGCAACAAGCCTCCCACAGCGACAGGGTACTTGGCGCAAGCCTGGTGACCCTCGATGGCGAGCCCCTGTGTCCCGCTCAGGCCAAGGCGTACTTCCTTTACCACAAACCCGTTGGCATCGACTGTCGCCTGCGCGCGGAAGATCCCCACAGCCTGATTCATCTGCTACCCGCCGGTTTGCGACTGTTCCCTGCCGGGCGACTGGATAAAGACTCCCGTGGCCTCCTGCTGCTGACCAATGACGGCGAGCTGACACAGCGCCTGATGCACCCTGACTTTCACCATCAAAAAGGCTATCTGGTTACCCTGAATAAAGCGCCAGGCTCCGATGACATTGCGGCCATTGCGGCGGGTTTTGATTACGGTGAAGGCCCTACCCGCCCCTGCCGGATTGAACCCCAGGATGCTTTAAGCGTGAGGATGTGGCTCACCGAAGGCAAGAAGCGCCAAATCCGGCGCCTGTGGAAGGCACGGGGCTACCTTGTGGTGGATTTACTGCGGGAGTCTATTCAAACCCTGACACTGGGCGAGCTTGGTGAAGGACAGATGAGAGCGCTCGATGAGACAGAGCGCCTCGCACTCCTGACTGCGCTGGGCCCGAAATGA
- a CDS encoding S46 family peptidase, protein MKKWLLTAAIAAAFGAQADEGMWQPHQLPALAKTLKAKGLEIDPESISKLTEFPMNAVISLGGCTASFVSPKGLVVTNHHCAYGSIQYNSTAEKNLLADGFLAKSFDEELPAAPGSRVYVTESVTNVTAQINEGLDSLKGDAFYKGVEAKEKALVAECEKEDGYRCNVYSFHGGLEYYLIKQMEIRDVRLVHNPAGSVGKYGGDIDNWMWPRHTGDYSFYRAYVGKDGKPADFSKDNVPYEPKSFLKVSAKGLKDGDFVMVTGYPGRTNRYRTASEVENQFTWNYPASRELREQIIDIIKTSAPEGSDARIKYESTLASLANYAKNFASMIEFYGKSTMLEDRKAREAELANWIKADAKRQAKYGQTLADLERLVTEGNKTQELDLILGYMSYSTPMSTAARLYRLAHEKQLPDMEREPGFQDRDMTRFTAGLERIDRRYDASVDKVVLFEMLKRYAALPADKRRGDIDAFFGIGKKFDEKKLKKQLDKMYDKTEIGNKDVRMAWMDKSVDDFKASKDPFIQLAVATFDTSMAREKAQKELGGELMKVRPAYMEAIIAYNNELGKPVYADANSSLRVTYGNVKGYSPKDGLYAVPFTRLEGITQKDTGVDPFDAPKKQLELIEAKQYGDFYVKDIDSVPVNFLSTVDTTGGNSGSPTLNGRAELVGLLFDGVYESIIGDWNYDDNINRSIHVDSRYMLWVMKYLDNADNLLAEMEIVE, encoded by the coding sequence ATGAAAAAATGGTTACTGACTGCCGCCATCGCGGCCGCCTTCGGTGCCCAGGCAGATGAAGGTATGTGGCAGCCACATCAGCTTCCTGCACTGGCCAAGACGTTGAAAGCCAAGGGATTGGAAATTGACCCTGAGTCCATCTCCAAACTGACCGAATTCCCGATGAATGCCGTTATCAGCCTGGGCGGCTGTACCGCATCATTCGTTTCTCCCAAAGGCTTGGTGGTCACCAACCATCACTGTGCCTATGGCTCTATCCAGTACAATTCCACCGCCGAAAAGAATCTGCTGGCGGATGGTTTCCTGGCCAAGAGCTTCGATGAAGAGCTGCCTGCCGCCCCGGGTTCACGTGTTTACGTGACCGAGTCTGTGACCAATGTGACCGCACAGATCAACGAAGGTCTTGATTCCCTCAAGGGTGATGCCTTCTACAAGGGCGTTGAAGCCAAAGAAAAAGCCCTGGTTGCCGAGTGTGAAAAAGAAGACGGCTACCGCTGTAACGTATACAGCTTCCACGGCGGTCTCGAGTATTACCTCATCAAGCAGATGGAAATCCGCGACGTGCGTCTGGTGCATAACCCAGCAGGCAGCGTGGGTAAGTACGGCGGTGATATCGACAACTGGATGTGGCCACGTCATACCGGTGACTACTCTTTCTACCGCGCCTACGTGGGTAAAGATGGCAAGCCGGCCGATTTCTCCAAGGACAACGTGCCTTACGAGCCCAAGAGCTTCCTGAAAGTCTCTGCCAAGGGTCTGAAGGATGGCGATTTTGTGATGGTGACCGGCTATCCGGGCCGCACCAACCGCTACCGCACCGCCTCTGAAGTCGAAAACCAGTTCACCTGGAACTACCCGGCCAGCCGCGAGCTGCGCGAACAGATCATCGACATCATCAAAACCAGCGCGCCTGAAGGCAGCGATGCCCGTATCAAGTACGAAAGCACCCTGGCAAGCCTGGCCAACTACGCCAAAAACTTCGCCTCCATGATCGAGTTTTACGGTAAGTCCACCATGCTGGAAGACCGCAAGGCTCGTGAAGCTGAGCTTGCCAACTGGATCAAGGCCGATGCCAAGCGTCAGGCCAAGTATGGTCAAACCCTGGCTGACCTCGAGCGTCTGGTTACCGAAGGTAACAAGACCCAGGAGCTGGATCTGATCCTCGGTTACATGAGTTACTCCACCCCTATGAGCACTGCGGCGCGCCTGTATCGTCTGGCCCATGAAAAGCAGCTGCCGGACATGGAGCGTGAGCCAGGCTTCCAGGACCGCGATATGACCCGCTTTACCGCCGGTCTTGAGCGTATTGACCGTCGTTACGATGCCAGTGTCGACAAGGTTGTGCTGTTTGAGATGCTCAAGCGCTACGCCGCCCTGCCTGCTGACAAGCGCCGCGGCGACATCGATGCCTTCTTCGGTATTGGCAAAAAGTTTGACGAGAAGAAGCTCAAGAAGCAGCTCGACAAGATGTACGACAAAACCGAAATCGGTAACAAAGACGTGCGTATGGCCTGGATGGACAAGTCAGTTGATGACTTCAAAGCCAGCAAAGACCCATTCATTCAGCTGGCTGTTGCCACCTTCGACACCTCCATGGCCCGTGAAAAGGCCCAGAAGGAGCTGGGTGGTGAGCTGATGAAGGTGCGTCCTGCCTATATGGAAGCCATCATCGCCTACAACAACGAGCTGGGTAAGCCGGTTTATGCCGATGCCAACTCAAGCCTGCGTGTGACCTACGGCAACGTGAAGGGTTACTCACCAAAAGATGGCCTCTATGCCGTGCCATTTACCCGTCTTGAAGGTATCACCCAGAAAGACACAGGCGTTGACCCGTTCGATGCCCCCAAGAAGCAGCTGGAGCTGATTGAAGCCAAGCAGTACGGTGATTTCTACGTGAAAGACATCGACTCTGTACCGGTTAACTTCCTGTCCACCGTGGACACCACAGGTGGCAACTCAGGTTCGCCAACCCTGAACGGCCGCGCCGAACTGGTGGGTCTGCTGTTTGATGGCGTGTACGAGAGCATCATCGGTGACTGGAACTACGACGACAACATCAACCGCTCCATCCACGTCGACAGCCGTTATATGCTGTGGGTGATGAAGTACCTCGACAATGCAGACAACCTGTTGGCCGAGATGGAAATCGTTGAATAA
- a CDS encoding amino acid permease: MNLKTLGSIAIVAGTAIGAGMLALPLATAALGVIPALLLLLIVWAISAYTSLLMLEINLRSGVGDNVHAITGKTLGKKGQLIQGASFLSLLYALTAAYLTGGSSLLVHRMESVFSINLDGQLAVLIFTLVLGSVAALGVSWVDKLSRLLFSLMVVLLVLVVGFLLPEIRPSVIAADAFEKVSANAWMAAIPVVFTSFGFHVCIATLVRYLDGDAVNLRKVLLIGSTIPLVCYILWLLVTLGTVGGDEIATFNGALPKLISALQELAAHPVVGQSIAVFADLALVTSFLGVTMSLFDFLAEMTRSKGGIGGRLQTWVITFLPPLLCALFVPEGFVAVLGFAAIPLVFMIIFLPIAMALNQRAQYRDGYQVSGGKLALSLIGVAGVAIIAAQLWVAL; this comes from the coding sequence GTGAATTTGAAAACACTTGGCTCTATTGCCATTGTGGCGGGTACCGCCATTGGGGCCGGCATGTTGGCGTTGCCGCTGGCGACAGCCGCCCTTGGGGTAATCCCCGCGCTGTTATTGCTGCTGATCGTGTGGGCCATATCGGCATATACCTCCCTCCTGATGCTCGAAATTAACCTGCGCAGTGGTGTGGGAGACAATGTGCACGCCATTACCGGCAAGACACTGGGCAAAAAAGGCCAGCTTATCCAGGGCGCCTCTTTCCTGAGTTTGTTGTACGCCCTGACTGCCGCCTATCTCACCGGCGGCTCCTCCTTGCTGGTACACCGCATGGAGTCGGTGTTTTCCATCAATCTCGACGGTCAGCTGGCGGTACTGATTTTTACCCTGGTGCTGGGCAGCGTGGCCGCACTGGGCGTGAGCTGGGTGGATAAGCTCTCCCGCTTACTGTTCAGCTTGATGGTGGTGCTGCTGGTGCTGGTGGTGGGCTTCCTGTTACCTGAAATCCGCCCTTCGGTCATTGCCGCCGATGCCTTTGAAAAGGTCTCGGCCAATGCCTGGATGGCGGCCATCCCCGTGGTTTTTACCTCCTTTGGTTTCCACGTATGTATCGCGACCCTGGTACGCTACCTCGATGGCGATGCGGTTAACCTGCGCAAGGTGCTGCTGATTGGCTCGACCATCCCACTGGTGTGTTACATCCTGTGGCTGCTGGTGACCCTGGGCACCGTCGGCGGCGATGAAATAGCCACCTTTAACGGCGCCCTGCCAAAGCTTATCAGCGCCCTTCAGGAGCTGGCGGCGCATCCTGTGGTGGGCCAGAGCATAGCTGTATTTGCTGACTTGGCACTGGTGACCTCCTTCCTTGGGGTAACCATGAGTCTGTTTGATTTTCTGGCCGAAATGACCCGCTCCAAGGGCGGTATCGGTGGTCGTTTGCAGACCTGGGTTATCACCTTTTTACCACCCCTGCTGTGTGCGCTCTTTGTGCCCGAAGGCTTTGTGGCCGTGCTGGGCTTTGCCGCCATTCCGCTGGTGTTTATGATAATTTTCCTGCCCATTGCCATGGCGCTGAATCAGCGTGCCCAGTACCGGGATGGCTATCAGGTAAGTGGCGGCAAGCTGGCCTTGTCGCTGATTGGTGTTGCCGGGGTAGCCATCATTGCTGCCCAGCTGTGGGTGGCACTGTAA
- a CDS encoding TMEM165/GDT1 family protein, translating to MLEAFTASTLTVAIAEIGDKTQLLALLLAARFKNKTAIILGIFIATIANHFAAAWLGQWATDFVSPDTARYLVALSFFAIALWVLVPDKVEAEESSLYRFGPFIATLVLFFIAEIGDKTQVATVVLSARYDDLWMVVMGTTVGMLLANVPVVIAGHFSADKLPMTWIHRGTAVLFAIMGIATLLWH from the coding sequence ATGTTAGAAGCCTTCACCGCCTCCACCTTAACCGTGGCCATCGCCGAAATCGGCGACAAGACCCAACTGCTGGCACTGCTGCTCGCCGCCAGATTCAAAAACAAAACCGCCATCATCCTCGGTATTTTTATTGCCACCATAGCCAACCATTTTGCCGCCGCCTGGCTTGGCCAATGGGCAACAGACTTTGTCAGCCCGGATACCGCGCGATATCTGGTGGCACTGAGCTTCTTCGCCATTGCCCTGTGGGTATTGGTGCCGGACAAAGTAGAAGCCGAAGAAAGCAGCCTCTACCGTTTTGGCCCCTTCATCGCGACCCTGGTGCTCTTTTTCATTGCCGAAATCGGTGATAAAACCCAGGTGGCAACCGTGGTGCTGTCGGCCCGCTACGATGATCTGTGGATGGTCGTCATGGGCACCACAGTGGGTATGCTGCTCGCCAATGTGCCTGTGGTGATTGCGGGGCATTTCAGTGCCGACAAACTGCCGATGACCTGGATACACAGAGGCACTGCGGTACTGTTTGCCATCATGGGTATTGCCACCCTGCTGTGGCACTAA